A segment of the Neisseria chenwenguii genome:
TTACCCAAACCGCCGATTTTTTCTAACAGGATAATTTGCATAATTTCAAGCTCCGATTATTTATGTTGGTCGGTGTACGGCAGCAGAGCCAGGAAACGGGCACGTTTTACGGCAACAGCCAGTTGGCGTTGGTAATGCGCTTTGGTACCGGTAATGCGGGCGGGGATAATTTTGCCGTTTTCAGAAATGAAGTCTTTCAGCAGATCAACTTGTTTGTAATCGACTTCTTGGATTTTTTCAGCCGTGAAACGGCAGAATTTTCTACGTTTGAATGATTGACGAGCCATGTCGTTTAACCTTTATATTCTTGAATGTTCCGGATGCGGAGTATCGGGCGGTTGAAGCGTTGGCTGCGTTGTGCCAAAAATCCTTCTGCTTCGACCATGATGTTTTGCCGATACTGCCATTCTTCAGCCTGCCTCCCCAAAAGCCGCGCGTTCATTTCGAATTTGACGAGGCATTTCTGCCCGTTTTCTTCCTGCCATGATTCGTGTTGCAGCAGTAAATCCAACACGGGTACGCCGGCAGGTGTGTATCTCAATGGCTTGGTTTCGGCGATTTTTGCGGTAAGGCGCAGGAGATTATTCAACCTTACTCGGCTGCTGCGGTTTCTTCAGCCGCACCGTTGAGCAGGTTTTTGGTTTTTTCGCCGCCCAGCATCGGGGATGCTTCGGTAACGGCGTGTTTGGTTTTGATGGTCAGATGACGCAGAACGGCATCGTTGAAGCGGAATGCGGTTTCCAGCTCTTCAACCACCTCGGGGGTGGTTTCGATGTTCATCAAAACGTAGTGCGCTTTGTGGATTTTGTTAATCGGGTAAGCCAGTTGGCGGCGACCCCAGTCTTCCAAACGGTGGATGGTACCGTTTGCTTCGGTAATCATGGCTTTGTAACGCTCAACCATTGCGGGCACTTGCTCGCTTTGATCAGGGTGAACGATAAACACGATCTCGTAATGACGCATGTTATCTCCTTATGGATTGAAAAACAGCCTTCCGCCATGCGAAAAGCAGGAAGGCAAGGTTGGAAAGCGTGTGATTGTAACCGTTTTCGGTTTTGGATACAAGCATTTTGCCTGATTGGAATACGGGAAAAGGCCGTATGAAAACTAGGTTTCGGGTTTTCAGACGGCCTCTTGTTGCAAGCAGGGGCAAATCCAATCTTAGTAGATGATGTTTTTGCCATACCCTTCCAAAATTTCTTTAATTTTCAAAACGGTTTCTTTGGGCGGCGGGTGCACGCCTTTGAGTTTGTATTCGTCGCCGCAGAGTTCCCATTTGTGCGCACCCAATTCGTGATACGGCAAAAGTTCGACGGTTTCGACGTTTTCCATGTCGCCGATAAACTCGCCCAAAAGGTTGGCAGAACGCTCGTCATCGGTATAGCCGGGCACAATCACATAACGTACGCGGGTGGGCTGTTTGCGTTCAGCCAGATGTTTGGCGAATTTAAGCGTTTTGGTATTGGGAATGCCGACCAAAACTTTATGTATTTCCGGATCGATTTGCTTTAAATCGAGCATCACCAAACTGGTGTGGTCGAGCATATCGTCGAGAATTTCATCGTAATGGAGAGCGTAGCCGTTGGTATCGAGGCAGGTATGGATGTCGTGTTCGCGGCAGGCGGTAAACCAATCGCGCACAAATTCATACTGCAACAGCGGCTCGCCGCCGGTTACGGTTACGCCGCCGCCTGTGGCACGAAGATAGTGGCGGTAAGCCATGACCTGCTTCATGACTTCGGGTACGGTCATTTCTTTGGCGACATCGGTGTGCAAATCCCATGTGTCGCGGTTGTGGCAGTATAGGCAGCGCATCAAACAGCCTTGCAAAAACAAAACGTAACGCAGGCCGGGGCCGTCAACGGTACCGCAGGATTCGATGGAATGAACGATGCCTTTACCTTGGTAATGACGGTGTCCGACAGCCTGAGCCTGACCAGGCTTGGCATCAGGTGTAATGGTATAAGTCTGCATGGTATTTTCGGGAAATCAGGCCGTCTGAAAACGGCAGTTGTATTTTTATATAGTTATATAGTTCGACAGTTTTTCAGACGGCATTCTCGAAACCGTTTGAAATGCTGCTTTCAATTTTAAAATGAGGCTGAAACAGATAAAAACAATGCCGGAATCAACCGGCATTGTTTTTATCAAACCTGAATTACATGGTTTCGGTAAAGGTACGGGTAATCACGTCTTGCTGTTGCTCACGGGTCAACGAG
Coding sequences within it:
- the rpsR gene encoding 30S ribosomal protein S18 — protein: MARQSFKRRKFCRFTAEKIQEVDYKQVDLLKDFISENGKIIPARITGTKAHYQRQLAVAVKRARFLALLPYTDQHK
- the priB gene encoding primosomal replication protein N — translated: MNNLLRLTAKIAETKPLRYTPAGVPVLDLLLQHESWQEENGQKCLVKFEMNARLLGRQAEEWQYRQNIMVEAEGFLAQRSQRFNRPILRIRNIQEYKG
- the rpsF gene encoding 30S ribosomal protein S6, producing the protein MRHYEIVFIVHPDQSEQVPAMVERYKAMITEANGTIHRLEDWGRRQLAYPINKIHKAHYVLMNIETTPEVVEELETAFRFNDAVLRHLTIKTKHAVTEASPMLGGEKTKNLLNGAAEETAAAE
- the pflA gene encoding pyruvate formate lyase 1-activating protein encodes the protein MQTYTITPDAKPGQAQAVGHRHYQGKGIVHSIESCGTVDGPGLRYVLFLQGCLMRCLYCHNRDTWDLHTDVAKEMTVPEVMKQVMAYRHYLRATGGGVTVTGGEPLLQYEFVRDWFTACREHDIHTCLDTNGYALHYDEILDDMLDHTSLVMLDLKQIDPEIHKVLVGIPNTKTLKFAKHLAERKQPTRVRYVIVPGYTDDERSANLLGEFIGDMENVETVELLPYHELGAHKWELCGDEYKLKGVHPPPKETVLKIKEILEGYGKNIIY